The Streptomyces sp. ALI-76-A nucleotide sequence GCGGCGGGACAAGGTGGGGCTGGTGACCTTCCGGGGGTCGGCCGCCGATGTGGCGTTGCCGCCGACCTCGTCGGTGGACGCGGCGGCGGTGCGGCTGGAGTCGCTGCCGACGGGTGGGCGTACACCGTTGGCGGCGGGCCTGCTGCGGGCGCACGAGGTGCTGCGGGTGGAGCGGCTGCGGGATCCGGCGCGGCGGGCGCTGGTCGTGGTGGTGACCGACGGGCGGGCCACGGGTGGCCCGGAGCCGGTCGCGCTCGCCGGGCGGGCGGCGCGGCTGTTCGCGGCCGACGGGGTCGCTTCCGTGGTCGTGGACTGCGAGTCGGGGCCCGTGCGGCTGGGGCTGGCCGGGCAGCTCGCGGGTGAGCTGGGCGGTACGGCGGTGACGCTGGACGAGCTGCGGGCGGACTCGATCGCCGGGCTGGTCAGGGACGTGCAGGGCAACTCCGGGAGGGCCGCGTAATGCCGCAGGGACAGCCGAGTGTGGTGCCGGACGACGGTCTGACGACCCGTCAGCGCAGGAACCGGCCGCTGGTCGTGGTGCACACGGGCGTGGGCAAGGGCAAGTCGACCGCCGCGTTCGGGCTGGCGCTGCGGGCCTGGAACCAGGGCTGGCCGATCGGGGTGTTCCAGTTCGTCAAGTCGGCGAAGTGGAAGGTCGGCGAGGAGAACGCGCTGCGGGTGCTGGGGGCCAGTGGCGAAGGCGGGTCCGTCGCCTGGCACAAGATGGGCGAGGGGTGGTCCTGGGTGCAGCGGGACATCCAGGGTGACAACTCGACCAACGAGGAGAAGGCCCGGGAGGGCTGGGAGCAGGTCAAGCGGGACCTGGCCGCCGAGACCTACAAGCTGTACGTGCTGGACGAGTTCGCGTACCCGATGCACTGGGGCTGGATCGACACCGACGAGGTCGTCTCCGTGCTGCGGGATCGGCCCGGGACCCAGCATGTGGTGATCACCGGGCGCAACGCGCCGGAGAAGCTGGTGGAGTTCGCGGACCTCGTCACCGACATGTCCAAGGTCAAGCATCCGATGGACGCCGGCCAGAAGGGGCAGAGGGGCATCGAGTGGTGATGTCCTCCGTCCCCCGGCTGGTCGTCGCCGCGCCGTCCTCCGGCAGCGGCAAGACCACCGTGGCCACGGGGCTGATGGCCGCGTTCGCCGCGCGGGGGCTCGCCGTGTCCCCGCACAAGGTCGGGCCGGACTACATCGACCCCGGGTACCACGCGCTCGCCACCGGGCGGGTGGGGCGGAACCTCGACGCGTACCTGTGCGGGCCGGAGCTGATCGGGCCGCTGTTCCGGCACGGGGCGCGCGGGTGCGACATCGCGGTCGTCGAGGGCGTGATGGGGATGTACGACGGGGCCGCCGGGGAGGGCGAGCTGGCGTCCACCGCGCAGGTGGCGAAGTTGCTCGGCGCGCCGGTGGTGCTGGTCGTCGACGCCTCCTCGCAGTCGCGGTCCGTGGCGGCGCTGGTGCACGGGTTCGCGTCCTGGGATCCGGAGGTGCGGATCGGGGGCGTGATCCTGAACAAGGTCGGGTCGGACCGGCACGAGGAGCTGCTTCGCGAGGCGTTGGACTCGGCCGGGATGCCGGTGCTGGGGGTGCTGCGGCGGGCCCCGCAGGTGGAGACGCCGTCGCGGCATCTGGGGCTGGTGCCGGTCGCCGAGCGGCGGGCCTCCGCGGTGGAGGCGGTTGCCGCGATGGCGGAACAGGTGCGTGCGGGGTGCGATCTGGAGGCGTTGGCCGCGCTGGCGGGGAGCGCGGGTGCGTTGCCCTGTGCGGCCTGGGACGCGGCTGAGGTGCTGGGCTCCTCGCCCCCGCCGCCCCTGCCCGTCCCTCCCCCAGAGGGGGCACCCCCACTGGGGGCCGCGCCCCCGGACCCCCGATTTCGGCCCGACGGGCCTCGTCCTCAAGCGCCGGACGGGCTGAAGCGGGTTGCTGTCGCCGGTGGGGCGGCGTTCACGTTCTCCTATGCCGAGCATGCCGAGTTGCTGGCCGCCGCCGGTGCCGAGGTCGTCGTCTTCGATCCCCTGCGGGACGAGCGGTTGCCCGAGGGCACCGGCGGGCTGGTCGTCGGGGGCGGGTTCCCCGAGGTGTACGCCGCCGAGCTGTCGGCCAACGAGCCGCTGCGCGAGGCCATCGGTGAACTCGTCCGGGGCGGTGCCCCGGTGGCCGCCGAATGCGCCGGGCTGCTGTATCTGTGCCGTGAGCTGGACGGGCGGCCCATGTGCGGGGTGCTCGACGCCACCGCCCGGATGTCGGAGCGGCTCACCCTCGGATACCGGGACGCCGTGGCCGTGAGCGACAGTGTGCTCGCCGAGGCCGGGACGCGGATGCGGGGACACGAGTTCCATCGCACCGTGGTGGAGCCCGGGGTGGGGGAGGTCGCCGCCTGGGGCGTGCGCACCCCTCGGCGGCGGCTCGAAGGATTCGTACAGCGGGGTGTGCACGCGAGTTATCTGCACACGCACTGGGCGTCCGAGCCCGGTGTCGCCCGTCGGTTCGTGGAGAGGTGCGGGACGTCATGAGCAGCAGGCTGATCGGAGTCGGGGTCGGTCCCGGTGACCCGGAGCTGGTGACCGTCAAGGGCGTCAACGCCCTGCGCGCCGCCGACGTGGTCGTCGTACCCGTCATGGACACCGGCGAGCGGGGGCGGGCCGAGGCGACCGTCCTGCACTATGTGCCCCAGGAGAAGGTCCTGCGGGTCGTGTTCGCGCTCAACGAGCGCAGCGACCGGGGCCGGCGGGAGGCCGCGTGGGACGCGGCCGGCGAGCGGGTGGTCCAGTTGCTGGCGGCGCACGGCTGTGTCGCCTTCGCGACCATCGGCGACCCCAACGTCTACTCGACCTTCACCTATCTCGCGCAGACCATCACCGAGCTGGTGCCGGGGACGGTCGTTCAGACCGTGCCCGGGATCACCGCGATGCAGGACCTCGCGGCGCGCTCGGGGGCGGTGCTGACGGAGGGCACCGAGCCGCTGACGCTGGTGCCCGTGACCGCCGGGGCCGCCGTGCTCAAGGAGGCGCTGAACGGGCCCGGGACCGTCGTCGCCTACAAGTTCGGGCGGCAGGCGCGGGAGGTGGCCGAGGCGCTGCGGGAGACCGGGCGGCTCGACGACGCCGTGTGGGGGTCGGCGCTGGGACTGGAGTCCGAGTCGATCCGGCCGGCCGCCGACCTCGACGGCGCCGCCCTGCCCTACCTGTCGACGCTCATCGCGCCCCCGCGGCGCGACGGGGGGCGGGGCGGCAAGCTGTGAACGCCGTCCAGCCGCCGGCCGGCGGAATCAGGAACGCGCCGAGCGCGACGAGGACAGCCGTGTGCCCTTGCTGTCCGATCACCGCCCCTTCCCGCACATCCGACGGCCAAGCGCCGGCCGTCCGCGCAAGACCTTGAACAGACCGTGAAGAGAGGACCGTTTCCCATGGCCGATGCCCCCACCGGCAAGGTGACCTTCGTCGGTGCCGGCCCCGGTGCCGCCGACCTGCTGACGTTCCGTGCCGCGCGCGCCATCGCCGAGGCGGACGTCGTGATCTGGGCGGCCAGCCTGGTCCAGGCGGAGGTCCTGGAGCACGCGCGCGAGGACGCGGAGATCCTCGACTCGGCGACGATGTCGCTGGAGGACGTGGTGGCCGTGTACGAGCGGGCCCGGGCCGCGGGCCTGCGGGTGGCCCGGATCCACTCCGGCGACCCCGCGCTGTGGGGCGGCACCCAGGAGCAGCTCGACCGGTGCGCCCGGATCGGCATCGCCACCGAGGTGGTGCCGGGGGTCTCCGCCTTCTCCGCCGTGGCCGCGCTGGCCCAGCGGGAGCTGACCATCCCGGAGGTCGCGCAGTCGGTCGTGCTGACCCGGCTCGGCGGCGGCAAGACGCCGATGCCGCCCGGGGAGGAGGTGCGGGAGTTCGCCCGGCACGGCACCACCATGGCGATCTTCCTGTCGGCGGCCCGCAGCGGACAGCTCGTGCGGGAGCTGCTGGAGGGCGGCTATCCGACGGACACGCCGGTCGTCGTCGCCTACCAGGCGACCTGGCCGGAGGAGCTGGTCGTGAAGTGCACGATCGGCACGCTGGAGGAGACCGTCAAGGAGCACAAGCTCTGGAAGCACACCCTGTTCCTGGTCGGTCCGGCGCTCGACGCCGAGGGCACGCGCTCGCACCTCTACCACCCCGGCCACTTCCACGGGTACCGCAAGGCCGACCCGGAGGCCAGAAGGGCGCTGCGCTCCCGGGGCGCGAGCACGTGATCACGGTGGTCGGCGCCGGGACGGGGGCATCGCCGTCCCCGGACGTCCTCGCCGGGGCGGAGCTGGTCGTGGGCGGACGCCGGCACCTGGACGCCGTACGGCTGCCGGAGACGGCCGAGCGGATCGTGCTCGGGCCGCTGGCTCCCGCGCTGGACGCCATGGCGCAGTACGTCGGCACGGGCCGCCGGGTCGTCGTGCTCGCCTCGGGCGACCCCGGGTTCTTCGGGATCGTGCGGGCGCTGGCCGAGCGGTTCGGTGCCGGGCGGCTCGACGTCCGGGCCGGTGTCTCCTCCGTCGCCGCCGCCTTCGCGCGGGCCGGGCTGCCGTGGGACGACGCGGTGGTGGTGAGCGCGCACGGGCGTGAGCTGCGGACGGCGGTCAACGTGTGCCGGGCCCGGCCGAAGGTCGCCGTGCTGACCGGGCCGGGGTCCGGACCGGCCGAACTGGGCGCCGCGCTCGCCTCGGACGCGCGGGTCCTGGTGGTCGCCACCGCGCTGGGCTCGGCGGACGAGCGCGTGGAGCGGGTGACTCCGGCCGAGGCCGCGGCCCGGGACTGGGGGCCCGCGGTGAGCGTGGTGCTGTGCCTGGACGAGGCGCGGGCGCTCGGTGGAGTGCGGACGGTGGCCGGGGCGCCGCCCGGGCCCGCCGGATGGGCGCTGGACGAGGGGGACTTCGCCCACCGCGACTCGATGATCACCAAGTTCGAGGTCCGGGCGCTGGCGCTGGCCCGGCTCGGGCCGCGCCTGGGCGACCTGGTCTGGGACGTGGGCGCGGGCTCGGGTTCGGTGGCCGTGGAGTGCGCGCGGCTCGGCGCGGCCGTGACGGCGGTCGAGAAGACCCCTGACGGAGTCGGCCGGATCCGCGCCAACGCCGCCGCGCACGGGGTGGACGTCCGCGTGGTGCACGGGACGGCACCGGACGTGCTGTCCGGCCTGGACGACGATCCCGACGCGGTGTTCGTCGGCGGCGGGGGGCGCGAACTGCCCGCCGTCGTCACGGCGTGCGCGCGCCGGGCCCGGCGGACCGTCGTGGTCGCGATGGCCGCGCTCGACCGGGTGCCCGCCGCGCGCGCCGCCCTCACCGGCGCCGGGTTCGACTGCGACGGCGTCCTGCTCCAGTCCTCCCGGCTCGCGCCGCTGCCGGGAGACGTGACCCGGCTCGCGGCGACCAACCCCGTTTTCCTGCTGTGGGGCATGCGGCCCCCGGCACATCGTGAAGGAGTTGCCCAGTGATCGGCCTGATTTCCGCCACCTCGGCGGGCGCGGCCGCGCGGGACCGGCTGGCCGCCGCGTGGCCGGACCGGGTGCGCGTGTACGAGGGTCCCGTGGGGGACGCCGTACGAGCCGCGTTCGCGCAGTGCGAGCAGCTCGTGTGTTTCCTCGCCACCGGCGCGGTCGTACGACTGGTCGCCCCGCTGCTCGGTGACAAGGCGTCGGACCCGGGTGTGGTGTGCGTCGACGAGGGCGGGCGGTTCGCCGTGTCCCTGGTGGGCGGGCACGGCGGGGGCGCCAACGACCTCGCCGCCGCGGTCGGGGAGGTGCTCGGCGCGCAGCCCGTGGTGACGACGGCGACCGACGCGGTCGGGCTGCCGGGGCTGGACACGCTCGGGTTCCCGGTGGAGGGGGATGTCGCCGGGGTCTCGCGGGCCCTGCTCGACGGTGAGCCGGTGGCCCTGAGGGCGGAGGTGTCCTGGCCCCTGCCCCCGCTGCGGGTGGCCGACGCCGGGACGTACGCGATCCGCGTCACGGACCGGCTCGTCGAGGCGGCCGCGCACGAGGTGGTGCTCCGCCCGCCGTCCCTCGTCGTCGGCGTCGGCGCATCCCGGGGCGCCCCGGCCGAGGAGGTGCTGGAGCTGATCGGCGGCGCGCTGCGCGACGCCGGCCTCTCCCCCGCGTCCGTCGCCGAACTCGCCACCGTCGACGCCAAGGCGGACGAACCCGGGATCGTGCGGGCCGCGCGGCACCTCGGGGTGCCGCTGGTCACCCACTCCGCCGAGCAGCTGGCGGCGGTCGACGTGCCTCACCCCTCCGACGCGCCGCTGGCCGCCGTCGGCACCCCGTCCGTCGCCGAGGCCGCCGCGCTGCTGCGCGGAGGTGAACTCCTCGTCCCCAAGCGGAAGTCGCTGCGGGCGGACGGGCCCGCGAGGGCGACCTGTGCCGTCGTACGGCGTCCCGCGCGCGGGCGGCTCGCGGTGGTGGGGCTCGGGCCGGGCGCCCGGGACCTGGTCACCCCGCGGGCGAAGGAGGAACTGCGGCGCGCGTCCGTGCTCGTCGGGCTCGACCAGTACGTCGACCAGATCCGCGACCTGCTGCGGCCGGGCACCCGGATCCTGGAGTCGGGGCTCGGCGCCGAGGAGGAGCGGGCCCGGACGGCCGTCGAGGAGGCCCGCAAGGGCCAGGCCGTCGCGCTGATCGGCAGCGGGGACGCCGGCGTGTACGCCATGGCCTCCCCCGCGCTCGCCGAGGCCTCCGACGACATCGACGTGATCGGTGTGCCCGGGGTCACCGCCGCCCTCGCGGCCGCCGCGATCCTCGGCGCGCCGCTGGGCCACGACCACGTGTCGATCAGCCTGTCCGACCTGCACACGCCGTGGGAGGTCATCGAGCGGCGGGTGCGGGCGGCGGCCGAGGCGGACATCGTCGTGACGTTCTACAACCCGCGCAGCCGGGGCCGGGACTGGCAGCTGCCGAAGGCGCTCGCGATCCTCGCCGGGCACCGGGAGCCCGCCACCCCGGTCGGGATCGTACGGAACGCGTCCCGGCCCGACGAGTCCAGTCGCCTCACGACACTGGCCGCCCTCGACCCGGCGACGGTCGACATGATGACGGTCGTGACCGTCGGCAACACGGCGACCCGCGAGATCGCGGGGCGCATGGTGACCCCGCGCGGCTACCGCTGGCAGGAGGAGGCACGGTGAACCAGGGGAACCGGGTGAACGAGGCGCCCCGGGTCGTGCACCCGATCGAGCAGGAGTCCTTCCGGCGGCTGCGCGCCCGCCTGGACACCTCGCACTTCCCGCCGCTGACCCGCGCGGTCGTGGAGCGGGTCATCCACTCCGCGGCCGACCTGGAGTACGCGCACGACCTCGTCCTGGACGAGGGCGAGCTGGTGCGGGCGCACGCCGCGCTGCACGCCGGGGCGCCCGTCGTCGTGGACGTGGAGATGGTCGCCGCCGGCATCACCCGGCGCGAGACCGTGTGCCGGCTGCGGGACGCCCGGTCCGGTCCGGACCTGACCCGTTCGGCGCACGCGGTCCGGCTGGCGTACGAACAGGTGGGGCCCGGCGCCCTGTGGGTGATCGGCTGCGCGCCGACCGCCCTGGAGGAGCTGCTGACCCTGGACGCCTCCCCCGCGCTCGTCATCGGCCTGCCCGTCGGCTTCGTCGGCGCGGCCGAGTCCAAGGCCGCGCTGCGCGCGAGCGGGCTGCCCGCCGTGAGCAACGTGTCCGAGAAGGGCGGTTCGGCGGTCGCCGCCGCCGCGCTCAACGCCCTGCTGTACCACCCCGCTTCACTTCCCGAGGAGAAACAGTGACCACCCCGCCGCCCGCCCTGCTCATCGCCGGCCATGGAACCCGGGACGATGCCGGCGCCGAGGCGTTCCGCGACTTCGTACGGCAGCTGGGCGACCGTCACCCCGACCTGCCGGTCGCGGGCGGCTTCATCGAGCTGTCCCCGCCGCCGCTGGGCGACGCCGTGACCGAGCTGGTGGAGCGGGGGGTACGCCGGTTCGCCGCCGTCCCGCTGATGCTGGTGTCCGCCGGTCACGCCAAGGGCGACATCCCGGCCGCGCTGTCCCGCGAGAAGGAACGGCACCCCGGGATCTCGTACACCTACGGCCGTCCGCTGGGCCCGCACCCCGCGCTGCTGAACGTGCTGGAGCGGCGGCTGGACGAGGCGCTCGGCGGCACCGCGCGCACGCCCGCGGACCGGGCCGACGTGACCGTGCTGCTGGTCGGCCGCGGGTCCACCGACCCGGACGCGAACGCCGAGGTGCACAAGGCGGCGCGGCTGCTGTGGGAGGGACGCGGGTACGCGGGTGTGGAGACGGCGTTCGTGTCGCTGGCCGCGCCGGACGTGCCGAGCGGCCTGGACCGGTGTGTGCGGCTCGGGGCCCGCCGGATCGTGGTCCTGCCCTACTTCCTGTTCACCGGGATCCTGCCGGACCGGGTGCGGCACCAGACGGAGGGCTGGGCGGCGGCGCACCCGGACGTCGAGGTGCGGTCGGCCGACGTCATCGGTCCGGAGCCGGAGCTGCTGGACCTGGTGATGGAGCGCTACGAGGAGGCCGTCAAGGGCGACCTGCGGATGAACTGCGACTCGTGCGTCTACCGGATCGCGCTGCCCGGGTTCGAGGACAAGGTCGGCCTGCCCCAGCAGCCGCACTTCCACCCGGACGACGACGGTCACCACCACGGTCACCACCACGGAGGACACGCACACTCACATGCGCACTGAGGGACACGGCACTGAAGGGCACGGCGCGGAGGGGCACGACCTGCGGCACCACGGCGACGCCGAGGTGCGGGACGACGGTTCGGCGCTGGTCGACCTCGCCGTGAACGTGCGGGCGGACACGCCGCCCGCGTGGCTGCGGGAGCGGATCGCCGCGTCACTGACCGGTCTGGCCGCCTATCCCGACGGGCGGGCCGCGCGGGCCGCGGTGGCCGAACGGCACGGGCTCCCGGCGGAACGGGTGCTGCTGACGGCGGGGGCCGCCGAGGCGTTCGTGCTGCTCGCGCGCGCCCTGAAGGTCCGTCGGCCGGTCGTGGTGCACCCGCAGTTCACGGAGCCGGAGGCGGCCCTGCGGGACGCCGGTCACACGGTGGACCGGGTGCTGCTGCGGGCGGAGGACGGCTTCCGGCTGGATCCGGCGGCCGTCCCCGAGGACGCGGACCTGGTCGTGCTCGGCAACCCGACCAACCCCACGTCGGTGCTGCATCCGGCGGCCACGATCGCCCGGCTGGCCCGTCCGGGGCGGACGGTGGTGGTGGACGAGGCGTTCATGGACGCGGTGCCCGGCGAGCGGGAGGCGCTGGCCGGGCGGACGGACGTCCCCGGCCTGGTGGTCCTGCGCAGCCTGACCAAGACGTGGGGGCTGGCCGGGCTGCGGGTCGGTTACGTGCTGGCCGGCCCGGAGACGGTCGCGGACCTGGAACGGGCCCAGCCCCTGTGGCCGGTGTCCACCCCCGCCCTCGTGGCGGCACAGGAGTGCGTCTCGCCGCGGGCGCTGGC carries:
- the cobO gene encoding cob(I)yrinic acid a,c-diamide adenosyltransferase — translated: MPQGQPSVVPDDGLTTRQRRNRPLVVVHTGVGKGKSTAAFGLALRAWNQGWPIGVFQFVKSAKWKVGEENALRVLGASGEGGSVAWHKMGEGWSWVQRDIQGDNSTNEEKAREGWEQVKRDLAAETYKLYVLDEFAYPMHWGWIDTDEVVSVLRDRPGTQHVVITGRNAPEKLVEFADLVTDMSKVKHPMDAGQKGQRGIEW
- a CDS encoding cobyrinate a,c-diamide synthase translates to MSSVPRLVVAAPSSGSGKTTVATGLMAAFAARGLAVSPHKVGPDYIDPGYHALATGRVGRNLDAYLCGPELIGPLFRHGARGCDIAVVEGVMGMYDGAAGEGELASTAQVAKLLGAPVVLVVDASSQSRSVAALVHGFASWDPEVRIGGVILNKVGSDRHEELLREALDSAGMPVLGVLRRAPQVETPSRHLGLVPVAERRASAVEAVAAMAEQVRAGCDLEALAALAGSAGALPCAAWDAAEVLGSSPPPPLPVPPPEGAPPLGAAPPDPRFRPDGPRPQAPDGLKRVAVAGGAAFTFSYAEHAELLAAAGAEVVVFDPLRDERLPEGTGGLVVGGGFPEVYAAELSANEPLREAIGELVRGGAPVAAECAGLLYLCRELDGRPMCGVLDATARMSERLTLGYRDAVAVSDSVLAEAGTRMRGHEFHRTVVEPGVGEVAAWGVRTPRRRLEGFVQRGVHASYLHTHWASEPGVARRFVERCGTS
- the cobI gene encoding precorrin-2 C(20)-methyltransferase — protein: MSSRLIGVGVGPGDPELVTVKGVNALRAADVVVVPVMDTGERGRAEATVLHYVPQEKVLRVVFALNERSDRGRREAAWDAAGERVVQLLAAHGCVAFATIGDPNVYSTFTYLAQTITELVPGTVVQTVPGITAMQDLAARSGAVLTEGTEPLTLVPVTAGAAVLKEALNGPGTVVAYKFGRQAREVAEALRETGRLDDAVWGSALGLESESIRPAADLDGAALPYLSTLIAPPRRDGGRGGKL
- the cobM gene encoding precorrin-4 C(11)-methyltransferase, giving the protein MADAPTGKVTFVGAGPGAADLLTFRAARAIAEADVVIWAASLVQAEVLEHAREDAEILDSATMSLEDVVAVYERARAAGLRVARIHSGDPALWGGTQEQLDRCARIGIATEVVPGVSAFSAVAALAQRELTIPEVAQSVVLTRLGGGKTPMPPGEEVREFARHGTTMAIFLSAARSGQLVRELLEGGYPTDTPVVVAYQATWPEELVVKCTIGTLEETVKEHKLWKHTLFLVGPALDAEGTRSHLYHPGHFHGYRKADPEARRALRSRGAST
- the cbiE gene encoding precorrin-6y C5,15-methyltransferase (decarboxylating) subunit CbiE; this encodes MITVVGAGTGASPSPDVLAGAELVVGGRRHLDAVRLPETAERIVLGPLAPALDAMAQYVGTGRRVVVLASGDPGFFGIVRALAERFGAGRLDVRAGVSSVAAAFARAGLPWDDAVVVSAHGRELRTAVNVCRARPKVAVLTGPGSGPAELGAALASDARVLVVATALGSADERVERVTPAEAAARDWGPAVSVVLCLDEARALGGVRTVAGAPPGPAGWALDEGDFAHRDSMITKFEVRALALARLGPRLGDLVWDVGAGSGSVAVECARLGAAVTAVEKTPDGVGRIRANAAAHGVDVRVVHGTAPDVLSGLDDDPDAVFVGGGGRELPAVVTACARRARRTVVVAMAALDRVPAARAALTGAGFDCDGVLLQSSRLAPLPGDVTRLAATNPVFLLWGMRPPAHREGVAQ
- the cobJ gene encoding precorrin-3B C(17)-methyltransferase encodes the protein MIGLISATSAGAAARDRLAAAWPDRVRVYEGPVGDAVRAAFAQCEQLVCFLATGAVVRLVAPLLGDKASDPGVVCVDEGGRFAVSLVGGHGGGANDLAAAVGEVLGAQPVVTTATDAVGLPGLDTLGFPVEGDVAGVSRALLDGEPVALRAEVSWPLPPLRVADAGTYAIRVTDRLVEAAAHEVVLRPPSLVVGVGASRGAPAEEVLELIGGALRDAGLSPASVAELATVDAKADEPGIVRAARHLGVPLVTHSAEQLAAVDVPHPSDAPLAAVGTPSVAEAAALLRGGELLVPKRKSLRADGPARATCAVVRRPARGRLAVVGLGPGARDLVTPRAKEELRRASVLVGLDQYVDQIRDLLRPGTRILESGLGAEEERARTAVEEARKGQAVALIGSGDAGVYAMASPALAEASDDIDVIGVPGVTAALAAAAILGAPLGHDHVSISLSDLHTPWEVIERRVRAAAEADIVVTFYNPRSRGRDWQLPKALAILAGHREPATPVGIVRNASRPDESSRLTTLAALDPATVDMMTVVTVGNTATREIAGRMVTPRGYRWQEEAR
- a CDS encoding precorrin-8X methylmutase — translated: MNQGNRVNEAPRVVHPIEQESFRRLRARLDTSHFPPLTRAVVERVIHSAADLEYAHDLVLDEGELVRAHAALHAGAPVVVDVEMVAAGITRRETVCRLRDARSGPDLTRSAHAVRLAYEQVGPGALWVIGCAPTALEELLTLDASPALVIGLPVGFVGAAESKAALRASGLPAVSNVSEKGGSAVAAAALNALLYHPASLPEEKQ
- a CDS encoding sirohydrochlorin chelatase, whose protein sequence is MTTPPPALLIAGHGTRDDAGAEAFRDFVRQLGDRHPDLPVAGGFIELSPPPLGDAVTELVERGVRRFAAVPLMLVSAGHAKGDIPAALSREKERHPGISYTYGRPLGPHPALLNVLERRLDEALGGTARTPADRADVTVLLVGRGSTDPDANAEVHKAARLLWEGRGYAGVETAFVSLAAPDVPSGLDRCVRLGARRIVVLPYFLFTGILPDRVRHQTEGWAAAHPDVEVRSADVIGPEPELLDLVMERYEEAVKGDLRMNCDSCVYRIALPGFEDKVGLPQQPHFHPDDDGHHHGHHHGGHAHSHAH
- the cobC gene encoding Rv2231c family pyridoxal phosphate-dependent protein CobC; the encoded protein is MRTEGHGTEGHGAEGHDLRHHGDAEVRDDGSALVDLAVNVRADTPPAWLRERIAASLTGLAAYPDGRAARAAVAERHGLPAERVLLTAGAAEAFVLLARALKVRRPVVVHPQFTEPEAALRDAGHTVDRVLLRAEDGFRLDPAAVPEDADLVVLGNPTNPTSVLHPAATIARLARPGRTVVVDEAFMDAVPGEREALAGRTDVPGLVVLRSLTKTWGLAGLRVGYVLAGPETVADLERAQPLWPVSTPALVAAQECVSPRALAEAARAAHRIAADRARLVAGLEEFAADGLRVAGPAEGPFVLVRLPRAAAVRRHLRDLGFAVRRGDTFPGLGEEWLRLAVRDGAVVNSFLQALDRAVTSARR